The proteins below are encoded in one region of Catenulispora sp. GP43:
- the nusA gene encoding transcription termination factor NusA: MDIPTSALRDLEKDRGIPFDKLVEDIEAALLIAYKRTDGAKARARVQVDRASGHVTVWAVEEIEDGTTREYDDTPSEFGRIASTTAKQVILQRLRDHEDEQTFGEFSGRKGDLITGVVQQGRDPRAVLVNIGKIEGTLPAAEQVPGEEYRHGERLKCYVVDVRRGQRGPQVTLSRTHPDLVKKLFALEVPEIAEGAVEITAIAREAGHRTKIAVRSHRAGVNAKGACIGPMGARVRNVMAELHGEKIDIVDWSDDPAEMVGNALSPARVSKVQVVDLDQRSARVIVPDFQLSLAIGKEGQNARLAARLTGWRIDIRSDAEPATEQ; the protein is encoded by the coding sequence ATGGACATCCCCACGAGTGCATTGCGCGACCTGGAGAAGGACCGCGGGATCCCCTTCGACAAGCTGGTCGAGGACATCGAGGCCGCGCTGCTGATCGCCTACAAGCGCACCGACGGGGCCAAGGCCCGGGCCCGGGTCCAGGTCGACCGGGCCAGCGGCCACGTCACCGTGTGGGCCGTGGAGGAGATCGAGGACGGCACCACCCGGGAGTACGACGACACCCCGAGCGAGTTCGGCCGCATCGCCTCCACCACCGCCAAGCAGGTGATCCTGCAGCGGCTGCGGGACCACGAGGACGAACAGACCTTCGGCGAGTTCTCCGGCCGCAAGGGCGACCTGATCACCGGTGTGGTGCAGCAGGGCCGCGACCCGCGCGCGGTGCTGGTGAACATCGGCAAGATCGAGGGCACGCTCCCGGCCGCCGAGCAGGTCCCCGGCGAGGAGTACCGGCACGGCGAGCGCCTCAAGTGCTACGTGGTGGACGTCCGCCGCGGCCAGCGCGGTCCCCAGGTGACGCTCTCGCGCACCCACCCGGACCTGGTGAAGAAGCTGTTCGCGCTGGAGGTCCCGGAGATCGCCGAGGGCGCGGTGGAGATCACCGCGATCGCCCGCGAGGCCGGCCACCGCACCAAGATCGCGGTCCGCTCGCACCGGGCCGGGGTGAACGCCAAGGGCGCCTGCATCGGCCCGATGGGCGCGCGGGTGCGCAACGTGATGGCCGAGCTGCACGGCGAGAAGATCGACATCGTCGACTGGTCCGACGACCCGGCCGAGATGGTCGGCAACGCGCTGTCCCCGGCCCGGGTGTCCAAGGTCCAGGTCGTGGACCTGGACCAGCGCAGCGCCCGGGTGATCGTCCCGGACTTCCAGCTGTCGCTTGCCATCGGCAAGGAGGGCCAGAACGCGCGGCTGGCGGCGCGGCTGACCGGGTGGCGCATCGACATCCGCTCGGACGCGGAGCCGGCGACGGAGCAGTAG
- the rimP gene encoding ribosome maturation factor RimP: MSTPRSGSPADRLQALLEPVVTAAGYDLEAVRVSQVARRRRVEVVVDGDDGVSLDAVSDITRVVSDVLDSPEGVAVMGEEPYVLEVGSPGTDRPLTEPKHWRRAKGRLVRAVLRDGGDLTGRILDGDEDGVLLEVEVPGKKKGQPSATQERRLAFAEVAKARVEIEFNRKDDEDDAAIEDDAAAIEDVDEDEEG; this comes from the coding sequence ATGAGCACCCCCCGATCCGGATCCCCGGCGGACCGGTTGCAAGCGCTGCTGGAACCGGTCGTCACCGCCGCCGGCTACGACCTCGAGGCGGTCCGCGTCTCGCAGGTGGCCCGGCGGCGCCGCGTCGAGGTCGTGGTCGACGGCGACGACGGTGTGTCGCTGGACGCGGTCTCCGACATCACCCGGGTGGTCTCCGACGTGCTCGACAGCCCCGAGGGCGTAGCGGTCATGGGCGAGGAGCCCTACGTGCTGGAGGTCGGATCCCCGGGTACCGACCGGCCGCTGACCGAGCCCAAGCACTGGCGCCGGGCCAAGGGCCGGCTGGTGCGCGCGGTCCTGCGCGACGGCGGCGACCTCACCGGCCGGATCCTCGACGGCGACGAGGACGGCGTGCTGCTGGAGGTCGAGGTGCCCGGCAAGAAGAAGGGCCAGCCGTCGGCCACGCAGGAGCGGCGGCTGGCGTTCGCCGAGGTCGCCAAGGCGCGTGTGGAGATCGAGTTCAACCGCAAGGACGACGAGGACGACGCCGCCATCGAGGACGACGCCGCCGCCATCGAGGACGTCGACGAGGACGAGGAGGGCTGA
- a CDS encoding ferritin-like domain-containing protein: protein MSALQTALGNEYAAVYGYGVLAVHLVGAQRAAAQNAYDTHRARRDILIGLIEAQGDKPVAAAPAYAIPFPVNTAADATRLATQLEERLGASYADVVQSSSGDTRRTGLEWLTDSAVRAVRWRGSSVAFPGLPERA from the coding sequence ATGAGCGCGCTTCAGACCGCTCTGGGGAACGAGTACGCCGCGGTGTACGGATACGGAGTCCTGGCAGTCCACCTCGTCGGCGCCCAAAGGGCCGCCGCGCAGAACGCCTACGACACCCATAGGGCGCGCCGGGACATCCTCATCGGACTGATCGAGGCACAGGGCGACAAGCCCGTCGCTGCGGCGCCCGCTTATGCGATCCCCTTCCCGGTGAACACCGCGGCGGATGCCACACGGTTGGCCACGCAGTTGGAGGAGCGGCTCGGCGCCTCTTATGCGGACGTCGTCCAGTCCTCCAGCGGGGACACCCGGCGAACCGGACTGGAGTGGCTGACGGACTCCGCCGTCCGCGCAGTGCGCTGGCGTGGGAGCTCTGTAGCGTTCCCGGGACTGCCCGAACGGGCCTGA
- a CDS encoding protein kinase, producing the protein MDAPTPGTVIAERYRLTRPLGSGSSAVVWEAQDSSLDRLVAVKLLHGGAAANPAGREQLRREALALARLSHPRVTTVFDYIEWQDGAGDFQPVLVTELLAGLNLEDRLEQGPLIENDARLACAQLASALEAVHQVGIIHRDLKPGNVMLMSDGVKLLDFGIAQASSDTDARTGLVVGTPVCMAPEQLTGRGALPASDVYALGCILYWCVTGRAPFEGATVDDVVKAHLHKLPPPLPTAGLPPQIAGIYRQCMAKDPMERPAAATVAAVLELRGAPAEIPGMARPPANRTMVMQPYEAAPPPSYLAAQEQPAYMGPRVPAQSVPHDDDDGGSYPAQPTFPRPPPPRRWNWIWMVLGALVIAFIAAAGTAVFMKGSQAEKRSTSAPPPGITASTPSGSATAPSGSGTSPSGAPTTSSSNPASTNAPTMDPKADPVGYLQAMAAQIDGYIAQGAVTMDPTTGRDLQSSLADAEKAAQQAKAHGMKGRTVHDLQNKLDSLGSKINDDQVQGLLSEAVDSTLSGELQDFSDALSGGQD; encoded by the coding sequence ATGGATGCACCGACCCCCGGCACCGTCATAGCCGAGCGCTACCGCCTGACCCGCCCCCTGGGGTCGGGCAGCAGCGCGGTCGTCTGGGAGGCGCAGGACTCGAGCCTGGACCGGCTGGTCGCCGTCAAGCTGCTGCACGGCGGCGCGGCCGCGAACCCGGCGGGCCGTGAGCAGCTGCGGCGGGAGGCGCTGGCCCTGGCGCGGCTGTCGCATCCGCGGGTGACCACGGTCTTCGACTACATCGAGTGGCAGGACGGGGCCGGCGACTTCCAGCCGGTGCTGGTCACCGAGCTGCTGGCCGGGCTGAACCTGGAGGACCGGCTGGAGCAGGGCCCGCTGATCGAGAACGACGCCCGGCTGGCCTGCGCGCAGCTGGCGAGCGCGCTGGAGGCGGTGCACCAGGTCGGCATCATCCACCGCGACCTGAAGCCCGGCAACGTCATGCTGATGTCCGACGGGGTCAAGCTCCTGGACTTCGGCATCGCGCAGGCCTCCTCCGACACCGACGCGCGCACCGGCCTGGTGGTCGGCACGCCGGTGTGCATGGCGCCGGAGCAGCTGACCGGACGCGGGGCGCTGCCCGCCTCCGACGTGTACGCGCTCGGCTGCATCCTCTACTGGTGCGTCACCGGCCGCGCGCCGTTCGAGGGCGCGACGGTCGACGACGTGGTCAAGGCGCACCTGCACAAGCTCCCGCCGCCGCTGCCGACGGCCGGCCTGCCCCCGCAGATAGCCGGGATCTACCGGCAGTGCATGGCCAAGGACCCCATGGAGCGGCCGGCCGCGGCGACCGTGGCAGCTGTCCTGGAACTGCGCGGCGCCCCGGCCGAGATCCCCGGCATGGCGCGGCCGCCGGCGAACCGGACGATGGTGATGCAGCCGTACGAGGCCGCCCCGCCGCCGTCCTACCTGGCCGCCCAGGAGCAGCCCGCGTACATGGGGCCCCGCGTCCCCGCGCAGAGCGTCCCCCACGACGACGATGACGGCGGCTCCTACCCGGCCCAGCCGACGTTCCCCAGGCCGCCGCCCCCGCGCCGCTGGAACTGGATCTGGATGGTCCTCGGCGCTCTGGTCATCGCGTTCATCGCGGCGGCCGGCACCGCGGTCTTCATGAAGGGCTCGCAGGCGGAGAAGCGGAGCACGTCCGCCCCTCCGCCGGGGATCACCGCGAGCACCCCGAGCGGGTCCGCGACCGCGCCGTCCGGCTCGGGCACGTCGCCGTCGGGCGCGCCGACCACCTCCTCCAGCAACCCGGCCTCCACGAACGCGCCGACCATGGACCCGAAGGCGGACCCGGTCGGCTACCTGCAGGCGATGGCGGCCCAGATCGACGGCTACATCGCGCAGGGCGCGGTGACGATGGACCCCACCACGGGGCGCGATCTGCAGAGCTCGCTGGCCGACGCGGAGAAGGCGGCGCAGCAGGCGAAGGCGCACGGCATGAAGGGCCGCACCGTGCACGATCTGCAGAACAAGCTCGACAGTCTGGGCTCGAAGATCAACGACGACCAGGTGCAGGGGCTGCTCTCCGAAGCGGTGGACTCCACCCTGTCCGGTGAGCTGCAGGACTTCTCCGACGCGCTGAGCGGCGGACAGGACTGA